One genomic region from Nymphaea colorata isolate Beijing-Zhang1983 chromosome 12, ASM883128v2, whole genome shotgun sequence encodes:
- the LOC116265138 gene encoding uncharacterized protein LOC116265138 isoform X3 → MYQITSCASSSTHFPLPFKSPYLRGHGKMNGEREREREREMALCCCVLSSNPVAFVSVSLPRCPRPLLNSALMLPPQSSFFSSAARMPLGSCGGDLNTFGKNSACEFPFHRERRFPPCFVNCCLFVFSFPCFSLLLCALQIFDCLRESESTGNGGKAGAFDLHIQMAGKLVQTRLNRHLPIRGRIADPNDDGCTHGVYMRFQRKEDLAKFYQNPLYRKVLEEHVLPHCHDLICLDYESEVEDDILPIFRRGEAFEYGVEFLLLISVYDDAVAEDVEDAFCALVTLTEAFSFLIVQSTQGSKFSTNDGEYTHGVVIRFPSYEALEEFRESSEYADMWLKKFKPITRKSLAVYFLVDPVGAQVL, encoded by the exons ATGTACCAGATAACCAGCTGCGCTTCGTCGTCCACCCATTTCCCGCTTCCTTTCAAATCCCCATATCTTCGTGGACATGGAAAGATgaacggagagagagagagagagagagagagagagatggctctCTGCTGCTGCGTGCTCTCTTCAAACCCCGTTGCCTTCGTTTCCGTCTCACTTCCTCGCTGCCCTCGCCCGCTCCTCAACAGTGCTCTGATGCTCCCGCCACAgtcctcttttttctcttctgctgCGCGCATGCCCCTTGGCTCATGTGGCGGGGATCTCAACACTTTTGGCAAAAATTCTGCTTGTGAATTTCCATTTCACCGAGAACGTCGCTTTCCTCCTTGCTTCGTGAATTGTTGTCTATTTGTGTTCTCATTCCCTTgcttttctctccttctctgcgCGCTTCAGATCTTCGATTGTTTGAGAGAATCAGAAAGCACTGGCAATGGAGGAAAGGCAGGAGCTTTCGATCTCCACATTCAGATGGCTGGAAAGTTAGTGCAGACGCGGCTGAATCGTCATTTGCCAATAAGAG GTCGTATTGCTGATCCAAATGATGATGGTTGCACTCATGGAGTCTATATGCGCTTCCAGAGGAAGGAGGACCTGGCAAAGTTCTATCAGAATCCATTATACAGAAAAGTCCTAGAAGAACATGTTTTACCTCACTGCCAT GATTTGATCTGTTTGGACTATGAATCAGAAGTGGAAGATGATATCCTGCCAATATTTCGACGGGGAGAG GCCTTTGAGTATGGAGTGGAGTTTCTGCTTTTGATATCAGTTTATGACGATGCAGTTGCTGAAGATGTGGAAGATGCATTTTGTGCCCTTGTAACTCTTACAGAGGCCTTCAGTTTCTTGATTGTACAGTCCACTCAAG GTTCTAAATTCAGCACTAATGATGGTGAATATACTCATGGTGTAGTGATACGTTTTCCATCCT ATGAAGCATTGGAGGAATTCCGTGAAAGCTCAGAGTATGCAGAT ATGTGGCTGAAGAAATTCAAACCTATTACCAGGAAATCACTAGCTGTATATTTCCTTGTTGATCCTGTGGGTGCTCAGGTATTATAG
- the LOC116265138 gene encoding stress-response A/B barrel domain-containing protein UP3 isoform X4 translates to MAGKLVQTRLNRHLPIRGRIADPNDDGCTHGVYMRFQRKEDLAKFYQNPLYRKVLEEHVLPHCHDLICLDYESEVEDDILPIFRRGEAFEYGVEFLLLISVYDDAVAEDVEDAFCALVTLTEAFSFLIVQSTQGSKFSTNDGEYTHGVVIRFPSYEALEEFRESSEYADMWLKKFKPITRKSLAVYFLVDPVGAQVL, encoded by the exons ATGGCTGGAAAGTTAGTGCAGACGCGGCTGAATCGTCATTTGCCAATAAGAG GTCGTATTGCTGATCCAAATGATGATGGTTGCACTCATGGAGTCTATATGCGCTTCCAGAGGAAGGAGGACCTGGCAAAGTTCTATCAGAATCCATTATACAGAAAAGTCCTAGAAGAACATGTTTTACCTCACTGCCAT GATTTGATCTGTTTGGACTATGAATCAGAAGTGGAAGATGATATCCTGCCAATATTTCGACGGGGAGAG GCCTTTGAGTATGGAGTGGAGTTTCTGCTTTTGATATCAGTTTATGACGATGCAGTTGCTGAAGATGTGGAAGATGCATTTTGTGCCCTTGTAACTCTTACAGAGGCCTTCAGTTTCTTGATTGTACAGTCCACTCAAG GTTCTAAATTCAGCACTAATGATGGTGAATATACTCATGGTGTAGTGATACGTTTTCCATCCT ATGAAGCATTGGAGGAATTCCGTGAAAGCTCAGAGTATGCAGAT ATGTGGCTGAAGAAATTCAAACCTATTACCAGGAAATCACTAGCTGTATATTTCCTTGTTGATCCTGTGGGTGCTCAGGTATTATAG
- the LOC116265138 gene encoding stress-response A/B barrel domain-containing protein UP3 isoform X1 translates to MYQITSCASSSTHFPLPFKSPYLRGHGKMNGEREREREREMALCCCVLSSNPVAFVSVSLPRCPRPLLNSALMLPPQSSFFSSAARMPLGSCGGDLNTFGKNSAYLRLFERIRKHWQWRKGRSFRSPHSDGWKVSADAAESSFANKRKIVEHIVLLKAKSDLLEDDEKDMLDSLYTSQYHMSGILAISLGIPQLSLLMFPLRKDEPYGRIADPNDDGCTHGVYMRFQRKEDLAKFYQNPLYRKVLEEHVLPHCHDLICLDYESEVEDDILPIFRRGEAFEYGVEFLLLISVYDDAVAEDVEDAFCALVTLTEAFSFLIVQSTQGSKFSTNDGEYTHGVVIRFPSYEALEEFRESSEYADMWLKKFKPITRKSLAVYFLVDPVGAQVL, encoded by the exons ATGTACCAGATAACCAGCTGCGCTTCGTCGTCCACCCATTTCCCGCTTCCTTTCAAATCCCCATATCTTCGTGGACATGGAAAGATgaacggagagagagagagagagagagagagagagatggctctCTGCTGCTGCGTGCTCTCTTCAAACCCCGTTGCCTTCGTTTCCGTCTCACTTCCTCGCTGCCCTCGCCCGCTCCTCAACAGTGCTCTGATGCTCCCGCCACAgtcctcttttttctcttctgctgCGCGCATGCCCCTTGGCTCATGTGGCGGGGATCTCAACACTTTTGGCAAAAATTCTGCTT ATCTTCGATTGTTTGAGAGAATCAGAAAGCACTGGCAATGGAGGAAAGGCAGGAGCTTTCGATCTCCACATTCAGATGGCTGGAAAGTTAGTGCAGACGCGGCTGAATCGTCATTTGCCAATAAGAG AAAAATTGTAGAGCATATTGTTCTTCTTAAAGCAAAAAGCGATCTATTGGAAGATGATGAGAAGGATATGCTTGATTCTCTCTATACCTCACAGTATCACATGAGTGGCATTCTGGCAATATCTTTAGGTATCCCTCAGCTCTCCTTACTCATGTTCCCTCTGAGGAAGGATGAACCATACG GTCGTATTGCTGATCCAAATGATGATGGTTGCACTCATGGAGTCTATATGCGCTTCCAGAGGAAGGAGGACCTGGCAAAGTTCTATCAGAATCCATTATACAGAAAAGTCCTAGAAGAACATGTTTTACCTCACTGCCAT GATTTGATCTGTTTGGACTATGAATCAGAAGTGGAAGATGATATCCTGCCAATATTTCGACGGGGAGAG GCCTTTGAGTATGGAGTGGAGTTTCTGCTTTTGATATCAGTTTATGACGATGCAGTTGCTGAAGATGTGGAAGATGCATTTTGTGCCCTTGTAACTCTTACAGAGGCCTTCAGTTTCTTGATTGTACAGTCCACTCAAG GTTCTAAATTCAGCACTAATGATGGTGAATATACTCATGGTGTAGTGATACGTTTTCCATCCT ATGAAGCATTGGAGGAATTCCGTGAAAGCTCAGAGTATGCAGAT ATGTGGCTGAAGAAATTCAAACCTATTACCAGGAAATCACTAGCTGTATATTTCCTTGTTGATCCTGTGGGTGCTCAGGTATTATAG
- the LOC116265138 gene encoding stress-response A/B barrel domain-containing protein UP3 isoform X2, producing the protein MYQITSCASSSTHFPLPFKSPYLRGHGKMNGEREREREREMALCCCVLSSNPVAFVSVSLPRCPRPLLNSALMLPPQSSFFSSAARMPLGSCGGDLNTFGKNSAYLRLFERIRKHWQWRKGRSFRSPHSDGWKVSADAAESSFANKRKIVEHIVLLKAKSDLLEDDEKDMLDSLYTSQYHMSGILAISLGRIADPNDDGCTHGVYMRFQRKEDLAKFYQNPLYRKVLEEHVLPHCHDLICLDYESEVEDDILPIFRRGEAFEYGVEFLLLISVYDDAVAEDVEDAFCALVTLTEAFSFLIVQSTQGSKFSTNDGEYTHGVVIRFPSYEALEEFRESSEYADMWLKKFKPITRKSLAVYFLVDPVGAQVL; encoded by the exons ATGTACCAGATAACCAGCTGCGCTTCGTCGTCCACCCATTTCCCGCTTCCTTTCAAATCCCCATATCTTCGTGGACATGGAAAGATgaacggagagagagagagagagagagagagagagatggctctCTGCTGCTGCGTGCTCTCTTCAAACCCCGTTGCCTTCGTTTCCGTCTCACTTCCTCGCTGCCCTCGCCCGCTCCTCAACAGTGCTCTGATGCTCCCGCCACAgtcctcttttttctcttctgctgCGCGCATGCCCCTTGGCTCATGTGGCGGGGATCTCAACACTTTTGGCAAAAATTCTGCTT ATCTTCGATTGTTTGAGAGAATCAGAAAGCACTGGCAATGGAGGAAAGGCAGGAGCTTTCGATCTCCACATTCAGATGGCTGGAAAGTTAGTGCAGACGCGGCTGAATCGTCATTTGCCAATAAGAG AAAAATTGTAGAGCATATTGTTCTTCTTAAAGCAAAAAGCGATCTATTGGAAGATGATGAGAAGGATATGCTTGATTCTCTCTATACCTCACAGTATCACATGAGTGGCATTCTGGCAATATCTTTAG GTCGTATTGCTGATCCAAATGATGATGGTTGCACTCATGGAGTCTATATGCGCTTCCAGAGGAAGGAGGACCTGGCAAAGTTCTATCAGAATCCATTATACAGAAAAGTCCTAGAAGAACATGTTTTACCTCACTGCCAT GATTTGATCTGTTTGGACTATGAATCAGAAGTGGAAGATGATATCCTGCCAATATTTCGACGGGGAGAG GCCTTTGAGTATGGAGTGGAGTTTCTGCTTTTGATATCAGTTTATGACGATGCAGTTGCTGAAGATGTGGAAGATGCATTTTGTGCCCTTGTAACTCTTACAGAGGCCTTCAGTTTCTTGATTGTACAGTCCACTCAAG GTTCTAAATTCAGCACTAATGATGGTGAATATACTCATGGTGTAGTGATACGTTTTCCATCCT ATGAAGCATTGGAGGAATTCCGTGAAAGCTCAGAGTATGCAGAT ATGTGGCTGAAGAAATTCAAACCTATTACCAGGAAATCACTAGCTGTATATTTCCTTGTTGATCCTGTGGGTGCTCAGGTATTATAG